The sequence below is a genomic window from Neomicrococcus aestuarii.
AGCCAGAATCTCGCGGTCTGCTCCAGCTCGCTGCAAACGAAAAGCTGGACAACCTCAACTTCGTGATCAACTGCAACCTCCAGCGCCTTGATGGCCCGGTGCGTGGCAATGGCAAGATCATGCAGGAACTTGAAGCGTTCTTCCGCGGTGCCGGCTGGAACGTCATCAAGGTTGTCTGGGGCCGCGAGTGGGATGCCCTTCTGGAGAAGGATGAAGACGGCGCGCTCGTTGACATCATGAACCAGACCCCGGATGGCGACTACCAGACCTACAAGGCTGAATCCGGCGCTTTCGTGCGCGAGCACTTCTTCGGCAAGAATCCAAAGACCAAGGAAATGGTCGCGGATATGACGGATGAAGAGATCTGGAACCTCAAGCGTGGTGGCCACGACTACAAGAAGGTTTACGCCGCTTACAAGCAGGCTACGGAGCACAAGGGTCAGCCCACGGTGATCTTGGCCCACACGGTCAAGGGCTACGGCCTAGGCGCGCACTTCGAGGGCCGCAACGCGACCCACCAGATGAAGAAGTTGACCCTCAACGACCTCAAGCAGTTCCGCGATCACTTGCGTATCCCCATCACGGATGAGCAGCTCGAAGCGAACCCATACTTGCCGCCGTACTACCACCCAGGCATGGACGCACCGGAGATTCAATACATGATGACCCGCCGCCACGCTCTTGGTGGATTCGTCCCTGAGCGACGCGATCGCCACACGCAGCTCGCGTTGTCTGGTGACAAGGCGTACGAGGTCGCGAAGCGCGGTTCTGGCAAGCAGCAGGCCGCTACCACCATGGCCTTTGTGCGTTTGCTCAAGGATCTGATGCGCGACAAGGAATTCGGCAAGCGTATTGTTCCGGTCATCCCGGATGAGGCCCGTACTTTCGGTATGGACTCCTTCTTCCCGACCGCGAAGATCTACAACCCGAAGGGCCAGAACTACACCTCGGTTGACCGTGAGTTGGTTCTTGCTTACAAGGAATCCCCACAGGGCCAGATCCTTCACGCTGGCATCAACGAAGCTGGCTCTATGGCCGCTTTCATTGCCGCTGCGACGAGCTACTCGACGCACGGCGAACCGTTGATCCCGATCTACATCTTCTACTCGATGTTCGGCTTCCAGCGCACCGGCGATTCCATTTGGGCTGCCGGTGACCAGATGGCTCGTGGTTTCTTGGTGGGCGCTACCGCCGGCCGCACCACGTTGACGGGTGAAGGTTTGCAGCACGCCGACGGACACTCTCCATTGCTCGCGCTCACGAACCCTGCCGTGGTCACCTATGACCCTGCCTACGGTTACGAGATCGGTCACATCATGCGTGACGGCCTCGAGCGTATGTACGGTGGAAACCACCCTGATCCGAACGTCATGTACTACATCACCGTGTACAACGAGCCGATTCTGCAGCCTGCACAGCCTGAAGAGCTTGACGTCGAGGGCTTGCTCAAGGGTATTTACCTCTTGGCACCAGCGAAGATCGATGGACCGCGCGCCCAGCTTCTGGCTTCCGGCGTTGCTGTTCCTTGGGCCATGGAAGCACAGCAGATCCTCGCCGATGAGTGGGGTGTCTCCGCTGACGTTTGGTCCGTGACCAGCTGGACTGAATTGCGCCGCGACGGTGTTGAAGCCGAACGCGAGGCACTGACCAACCTTGGTCAGGAACCGCGCGTTCCGTTCATCGCTCAGCAGCTCGCTGGAGCAACAGGACCGATCGTCGCCTCCACCGACTACGTCACCGCGCTTCCGGACTCTGTTCGCCAGTTCGTTCCGAACGAGTGGGCAACCTTGGGTGCTGACGAGTTCGGTTTCGCCGATACCCGTGCCGCAGCTCGTCGCTACTACAAGATCGACGCACACTCGATGGTCGTCAAGACGCTCCAGATGCTGGGCCGTCGCGGCGAAGTCGATGCGAGCCTTGCACAGAGGGCGTTCGAAAAGTACGACTTGAACAACGTCAACGCTGGCACCAGCGGAAACGCTGGCGGCGACGCTTAATTCGCACAATGCTTGGTCCGGGGATAGCCCAGTAAGGCACCTGAAAGGGGCGGAATCAACTTCGGTTGGTTCCGCCCCTTCTTTGTAGACTTCCCACAAATTTGTATCGGGCGCTCGCGTCCGTATCCTTGGGAAGTATGACTTCCACCCGGCCACCTGCTCGCACCTCTGAGAGAGCAGGCTCGGCTGTGAATCCAGCCCCTAACGCCAGCCGCGAAACGATCGCTCGTGTCCGCGCCAATCTGGGACAGCTATCCACCGTGGCGTTGAAGCAAATGGATCAGTCGCTCCCGTGGTACCGCGGTTTGCGTCCCGAGGAGCGTTCGGCCCTGGGGCTCGTGGCGCAGCAAGGTATCTCCAGTTTTGTCTCCTGGCTAGAGTCCCCCAGCGCTCCGCAGTGGGTGGTCAACGACGTCTTCGGTGCTGCCCCCACCGAACTCACTCGCTCGATTAGTCTGCAGATGGCGCTTCAGCTGATCCGCGCCATCGTGGACGTCGTGGAACGGCAAGTTCCGCACTTGGCCCCCAACGCAGAGCAGCCGCTCTTGCGAGAAGCGGTCTTGATTTACTCTCGCGAGGTCGCCTTCGCCACCGCTGACGTGTACGCTCGCGCCGCCGAGTCCCGTGGCGCCTGGGATTCTCGCTTGGAAGCCCTTGTGGTGGACGCGATCATGCGGGGTGAAGATCCGGATTCTCTGCGCTCACGCATCTCCGCCATTGGCTGGAAATCACAGTCAAATATTTTGGTGATGATCGGCAATACGCCGGAGAATCCGGGGGCAAGCTTCGTGAGCGAGGTGCGCCGCGCGGCCACTCGCCACGTCAAAGATTGCTTGGTGGGCATTCAAGGGGACCGGCTCATTTTACTTCTTGGCGGAGTGAACGACGCCGCAGCTTACGTTCGCTTGGCCGCCTACTTTGGCCCGGGCCCGGTGGTGCACAGCACTATTGCTCAGTCTTTACAGGACGCGACCAAGTCCGCCCAGGGCGCACTTGCGGCCCTCGCGGCTGCCCACGCGTGGCCAGAAGCTCCGCGACCGGTGTCCTCCACCGATTTGTGGCCAGAACGACTCATGAACGGGGATGCCACGGCACGTACCGCACTGGTTGAAGCCGTGTATCAGCCGCTCCAGAAGGCCGGAAATGGACTCATCGAAACCCTAGCCGCGTACCTGGAGCTGGGGCATTCCCTCGAAGCAACTTCACGCGAACTGTTCATTCACACCAACACCGTCCGGTACCGACTCAAGCGCGTGCTGGATATCACAAGCTGGGACCCCCTCATTCCGCGTGACGCCTTTGTCCTTCATTGCGCTCTCACGGCAGGCCGATTAGCCGTCTTGAAAGAATGAGAACTGGCGTATCGGGAATAGACTGAAATTGTAGGTAAGCTACAAACTGTATTTGAGAGCTTGGTGTCCGCAGGACACGTGTGTTGGCTCAATCTTTTGAGAAGGTGAAATGGTGCTCGCGATTGTTTGCCCCGGACAGGGGTCTCAGGTTCCCGGTTTTCTCCAGCCATGGCTCGAGGTACCCGGCGTACGGGAACACCTTGAAGCCCTCTCAGAAGTGGTGGGCAAGGATCTCATTCACCTCGGCACTGAAGCCGATGAAGAGACCATCAAGGACACCGCCGTTGCTCAGCCACTCATTGTCGCTGCCGGTCTGGTCGCCGCCCGCGCCCTCTTTGGCGAAGATTCCTCGGTCCTCGATTCCGCGATTTTCGCAGGACACAGCGTTGGCGAAATTACCGCCTCAGCCATCTCCGGGGCACTCACGGAAGCAGACGCCGTCGTATTTGTGCGTGAACGGGCCAACGCCATGGCTAAAGCCGCCGCCGCCGTCCCCACGGGAATGAGCGCCGTCTTGGGTGGCGACGAAGCCGCAGTGCGTGCGCGCCTCGATTCCTTGCGGCTAACCCCCGCTAATGCCAATGGTGGCGGGCAGATTGTTGCCGCCGGAACGTTGGAACAGCTTGAACGACTCACCGATGAGCCACCGGAGCGAGCCCGAGTGATCCCGCTGAAGGTTGCTGGCGCGTTCCACACCTCGCACATGGCTCCGGCCGTGACGGTCTTGGAAGACCTTTCGGCATCGCTCTCCCCCGCCGATCCCCGTTCAGTGTTGCTGAGCAACTTTGACGGACAACCCGTTGCGAGCGGCAGCGCTAACCTTGCGTCCCTCGTCGCTCAGGTCTCCCGCCCGGTCCGCTGGGACGCGTGCATGGAGACGCTGCTTGCTCAGGGAGTGACCGGAATTATTGAGCTTCCTCCTGCAGGAACGCTCGTAGGACTCGCGAAGCGCGGCATGAAGGGTGTTGCCTCCCTCGCCGTAAAGAGCCCTGAAGACTTAGAGGCCGCACGGGCCTTTGCGGCGGAACACACCGCACCATCAGAGAAAGAAGTTTAGAGTGACCGCAACTCTTAATCAGCTGACCCCTAACAAGCATGCACGGATCCTCTCCGTGGGTGCTTTCCGGCCCAGCAACCTCGTCACCAACGACGATCTCGTAGAGGCTATCGACTCTTCTGACGAGTGGATCCGCCAACGCACGGGCATCATCACCCGTCAGCGTGCGGATGCGGAAACTTCGGTTCTTGATATGGCTGAGGGTGCCGCTCGCGAAGCTCTCGCGAATGCTGGAATTGAGGCTTCCCAGCTGGGTGCAGTCATTGTTTCCACTGTGACGTTCCCGTTTGCTACCCCCTCCGCAGCAGCTGCACTCTCAGGACGCATTGGCGCTTCCCCAGCCCCAGCGTTTGATATCTCAGCTGCGTGTGCCGGTTACTGTTACGGCGTGGCTCAGGCAGATGCTTTGGTTCGCTCCGGCATGGCTGAATACGTCCTCGTTGTGGGGGTTGAGAAGCTCAGTGATTTCATCGACTCCACCGAACGCACCATCTCCTTCTTGCTCGGCGACGGCGCCGGCGCTGTAGTCATCGGCAAGTCAGAGGTCCCCGGCATTTCCCCGTCGGTGTGGGGCTCCGAAGGCGAAAAGTGGGACACCATCAGCATGACCAACTCATTGTTGGATCTGCGCACTTTGGCCCTGGCTGCGGAAGCCAACCCAGGCGAAAAGGCTATTGCTGCCGAAGGTACCGAGAAGCTCTGGCCAACCCTGCGCCAGGACGGACCTTCCGTCTTCCGCTGGGCAGTCTGGGAAATGGCGAAGGTGGCTAAGAAGGCCCTCGACGACGCCGGCATCACCTCCGACGATCTCGCCGCTTTCTTGCCTCACCAGGCCAACATGCGCATCATCGACGAAATGGTCAAGCAGCTCAAGATCCCAGAAACGGTTGTAGTTGCTCGCGATATCGCCGAGTCTGGTAATACCTCCGCAGCGTCGATTCCATTGGCGATGCACCGAGTGTTGAAGGAGAACCCTGAGCTTTCAGGAGAACTCGCACTTCAAATTGGTTTTGGCGCCGGACTCGTTTTTGGCGCTCAAGTGGTGGTCTTGCCCTAGTACTGCTCGCAGTACTGAGCTAAGTCCACCAACACTGTCCACTCCGCAAAAAGCGGTTGGAGAACGTGCCGGTTTTCCGGCCCACGAAAGCCGGGTAACCGGCACCAGAAAAGGAGCACACATGGCAAGCAACGAAGAAATCTTGGCCGGCCTCGCAGAGATCGTCAACGAAGAAACCGGTCTTGAGACCTCGGACGTTCAGCTCGAGAAGTCCTTCACCGAGGACCTTGACATCGACTCCATCTCCATGATGACCATCGTCGTGAACGCAGAAGACAAGTTCGGC
It includes:
- the aceE gene encoding pyruvate dehydrogenase (acetyl-transferring), homodimeric type, yielding MANEEPQISDIRSGLTAQFKDVDPEETSEWVESFDSLVETQGTERAQYIIRSLLQRAGAKSVGVPMVTTTDYVNTIPVDQEPSFPGNEQFERRYRAFIRWNAAVMVHRAQRPEISVGGHISTYAGAATLYEVGFNHFFRGQDHPGGGDQIFFQGHASPGMYARAFLEGRLGEDDLDAFRQEKSKKNGMPSYPHPRAMPEFWQFPTVSMGLGPMDAIYQAQNNRYLQNRGIKDTSDQQVWAFLGDGEMDEPESRGLLQLAANEKLDNLNFVINCNLQRLDGPVRGNGKIMQELEAFFRGAGWNVIKVVWGREWDALLEKDEDGALVDIMNQTPDGDYQTYKAESGAFVREHFFGKNPKTKEMVADMTDEEIWNLKRGGHDYKKVYAAYKQATEHKGQPTVILAHTVKGYGLGAHFEGRNATHQMKKLTLNDLKQFRDHLRIPITDEQLEANPYLPPYYHPGMDAPEIQYMMTRRHALGGFVPERRDRHTQLALSGDKAYEVAKRGSGKQQAATTMAFVRLLKDLMRDKEFGKRIVPVIPDEARTFGMDSFFPTAKIYNPKGQNYTSVDRELVLAYKESPQGQILHAGINEAGSMAAFIAAATSYSTHGEPLIPIYIFYSMFGFQRTGDSIWAAGDQMARGFLVGATAGRTTLTGEGLQHADGHSPLLALTNPAVVTYDPAYGYEIGHIMRDGLERMYGGNHPDPNVMYYITVYNEPILQPAQPEELDVEGLLKGIYLLAPAKIDGPRAQLLASGVAVPWAMEAQQILADEWGVSADVWSVTSWTELRRDGVEAEREALTNLGQEPRVPFIAQQLAGATGPIVASTDYVTALPDSVRQFVPNEWATLGADEFGFADTRAAARRYYKIDAHSMVVKTLQMLGRRGEVDASLAQRAFEKYDLNNVNAGTSGNAGGDA
- a CDS encoding PucR family transcriptional regulator, with protein sequence MTSTRPPARTSERAGSAVNPAPNASRETIARVRANLGQLSTVALKQMDQSLPWYRGLRPEERSALGLVAQQGISSFVSWLESPSAPQWVVNDVFGAAPTELTRSISLQMALQLIRAIVDVVERQVPHLAPNAEQPLLREAVLIYSREVAFATADVYARAAESRGAWDSRLEALVVDAIMRGEDPDSLRSRISAIGWKSQSNILVMIGNTPENPGASFVSEVRRAATRHVKDCLVGIQGDRLILLLGGVNDAAAYVRLAAYFGPGPVVHSTIAQSLQDATKSAQGALAALAAAHAWPEAPRPVSSTDLWPERLMNGDATARTALVEAVYQPLQKAGNGLIETLAAYLELGHSLEATSRELFIHTNTVRYRLKRVLDITSWDPLIPRDAFVLHCALTAGRLAVLKE
- a CDS encoding ACP S-malonyltransferase, with the translated sequence MLAIVCPGQGSQVPGFLQPWLEVPGVREHLEALSEVVGKDLIHLGTEADEETIKDTAVAQPLIVAAGLVAARALFGEDSSVLDSAIFAGHSVGEITASAISGALTEADAVVFVRERANAMAKAAAAVPTGMSAVLGGDEAAVRARLDSLRLTPANANGGGQIVAAGTLEQLERLTDEPPERARVIPLKVAGAFHTSHMAPAVTVLEDLSASLSPADPRSVLLSNFDGQPVASGSANLASLVAQVSRPVRWDACMETLLAQGVTGIIELPPAGTLVGLAKRGMKGVASLAVKSPEDLEAARAFAAEHTAPSEKEV
- a CDS encoding beta-ketoacyl-ACP synthase III encodes the protein MTATLNQLTPNKHARILSVGAFRPSNLVTNDDLVEAIDSSDEWIRQRTGIITRQRADAETSVLDMAEGAAREALANAGIEASQLGAVIVSTVTFPFATPSAAAALSGRIGASPAPAFDISAACAGYCYGVAQADALVRSGMAEYVLVVGVEKLSDFIDSTERTISFLLGDGAGAVVIGKSEVPGISPSVWGSEGEKWDTISMTNSLLDLRTLALAAEANPGEKAIAAEGTEKLWPTLRQDGPSVFRWAVWEMAKVAKKALDDAGITSDDLAAFLPHQANMRIIDEMVKQLKIPETVVVARDIAESGNTSAASIPLAMHRVLKENPELSGELALQIGFGAGLVFGAQVVVLP
- a CDS encoding acyl carrier protein — protein: MASNEEILAGLAEIVNEETGLETSDVQLEKSFTEDLDIDSISMMTIVVNAEDKFGVKIPDEEVKNLKTVGDAVDFISKAQDA